The DNA sequence aagatcatacttattaaCTAGCtatcagaacctgctgcacctcaatgtacacaactgaatgatctctcaatacttctgcatcctcaatctggacgacacgttgtaataatggttgagcaaccctggctcccttataacccctttatagtatcacgaaccgttggcgcatagttgataccgagtgcgcaatttcatatacgagtggatgcaaaaggacataagatatatgcttcaagctgaataaatgtcgcacgataaggaatgaaagaagtaaaattttctaacagttctgtatactctcgaagataagtacagacgtcgtcgtaccgatccgcaagactctactaaactcgttcgtgactcgtaaaacctatgaacctagaactctgataccaacttgtcacgacccataatcccaccacaggcgtcgtgatggcacctagtctctaagactagctaagccgattacaattgccttttgaagccattttattaaataagtaaccaaaactaacatcggaataaatatgaatatacaacctcccaagactggtagtactgagtcacgaactctaattgaatacatggaataatcacgaagaccgaatatacaatactgtttgattacaaattaatagtacaatgaaatgaaaagattccaagggactgcgacggccaagtagctctaccttgaatttttaagatcgcgctttaactctgctcaagtccgatacctccaatacctggctctgcacaaaaatatgcagaagtgtagagtgagcacactacagcggtgcccagtaagtatcaagactaacctgtgcagtagagacgaggtatagtcaagacactcactagtctaatatcCTGTTCAGTATAATGTACAAGATAGaaggaaacagataacaataaggatatcataaaacaaccagtgacatgcacaacaagacaacacaacaccatttaatatcgctcaacaaataataatacaagtacacccaattaaatcaaattcttcaaataaatgtccttcacacataattctaccaaatactctctttcaaatataattttcctcaaataaatatcttttaaatataattctttcataataaaaatccttccaaataaatattttgaatataattcttcaattaaaaagtcaccatgaaaatctttccaaataaatattttgaatataattcttcaattaaaaagtcaccatgtgatacctcatttcataatcataaaaatacgggtctcagcccattttaatatttttcacGACACTTCATgcacataattaaatcatcatatttcctcgTCACattgtgccctcatttcatatctcaactacacggacaactcacgtgccatatatcATTATCAtataatcacagcacctcgtgcccacatttcatatcacaaccacatggaaaattcacatgccaatatcctcaatgtatataagatccacatgatcaatttatttccactaaagtgagtttaaaagtttttaaatgaagtaagaaatcaacaaagaattgaatttatttttagaaattatttggttgaagaaaataactttgcacttatatcaaagcatcagataaactactggtttggttgtaaaactatttaatttaaaacataataataatttctttatttaaatcaactcaatcatcgagaatcagtaagaaaaaccaaAAATACACTTCTTCAGAGtcacgtgctaaaaagccaaagccaacacaatataacTAGGAACACAAAACACatgataataaagtcaactagtacatcacggaagaagacaagaatttacatattcaatgaaacaaaatcaccaagacaggaacataaataaagaaatatcaatagGGCACTCCccaggtactgcctcgtagtcccaaatcataaataaattcacaatatctcattttattATATCACCACGgcagccttcacatttaatttttaaagaaatcattttttccgaaatggcatcccgcgttttagccatacttatcacaccgcatggcttctagtagttcctctactagccacacgtttcaagccacccttatcttaccgcatgcgtttcaacatcctgaccttatatcaccgcatgacttctagtagttcccctactagctacgcgtttcaagccacccttatctcactgcgtgcgtatcaatatcacaatatttcacaaatcgcacctcaagtgcccaatatcacagcataatacaacttgcacctccagtgcccaaatattataatatttcacaaattgcacatcaagtgctcaaatgtTACAACaaatcacagattgcacatcaagtgctcaaatcttacaacatatcacaaattgcacatcaagtgctcaaatcttacaacatatcacaaattgcacatcaagtgctcaaatattataacttgccacataaatcaacaatacattattttccacaataagtagcctatggctcgaccataatgtgcacaaaatcttaacaaaaatatccggagATGAAcactcaataaaataatatttcacataaaatcaaggtggcaatcacacaaAATCATCgtataaaataatttcaacaaataaggatctaggcatgacaaatcgtagatttaataagtgtcaataatttccaatttaatacctaAGGGCATTCAAggattttaatcaatgaaatttgcacatataaaccaagtacgtactcgtcacctcgcgtacatgattttcaattacattatttgtacataatactcaatgcctaaggggaatttcctccACTCGAGAAGAacaaacttctcaactcttccgtacagcctctagtataacggtcataatattttgtacaaaactgcaaatgatgaatggtgtaactttctgaaaactagattccaagttctataactttcatttgtttctcctcttccaatttcttatagatttcgagatataagcttccaaagtcagccttatgcaacagagatttccaaactcttcccggacagcttgtagtgtatctaccataacgTTATGTACACATCTCCAAATTACAAATAGTTTATATTTCTGAAACCTAGagacaaagggctacaacttttatgttttaattATCTcttaattccttatagattgcgagatataagtttcAAAATTTGGGTCAATGCAACAGaactttcctctacgcgatcgcgaaaggccttccgcgatcgcgattcacttgccattttcctccattttgtgcttcgcgatcgcggccaattccacgcgatcgcatatcACACTGCTGTAGTAAAAAACCAGCAGctataaatggcctagaaatggtgcgaaatcacctcgaaactcacccaagcccctcgggaccccgtccaatcacaccatccagtcccataacataacacggacctgctcgagcactcaaatcacatcgaacaatatcaaaacgacgaatcacacctcaaatcaaaatctatgaactttgaactttcaaattctatatcttgtgccgaaacacatcaaatcaatccggaatgacttcaaattttgcacataagtcataattgacataacgaagctattccaatttctagaatcagattccgaccccgatataaaaaagacaactccccggtcaaacttttcaaaaattcgactttcaccatttcaagcttatttccactacggacctccaaataattttccggcacgctcctaagtccaaaattacccaacggagctaacggaaccgacagaactccattccggagtcgtcttcacacatttccgactatggtcaaaattctaagacttaaactttcgttttagggaccgagtgtcccaaatcaccccgaatcatccggtaactgaattcaactacgcacgcaagtcaatacacataatacaaagctgctcaagaccttaaattgttgaacggggcgttaattcttaaaacgacaagtctggTCGTTACAATCTATCTATATTGGCTataaaaaataaacaataaatctgGCCggatatttatataaatatttcaTAAGATTTTGATTTTTGGAGTTTATCCATGATATGACTTCTATTATAGTAATTTTAAAAACTCTCTACTAATGTTCAAAAACATCTTATCTTTTTATTATCTTTGAAGTAGAAAAAAGTAAAGAGTTTTTTCGAAATAattacatttaaaaaaaaatcacgtCATATCaactttttttataaaaatatactCTTTGTTACACTTGAAAATCGCTATAGAAACTATCAATTAGAAACCAAAGAATATTGTATTCTAATGTCGTAAAACGAAATAAATGTAAGCTATTGTATTCTCCTTTTGTTTTCCAAAACAGAAAGCACTTAACATCAATAGGAAATCCTAACAAGGCCACAATATTCTCCTTTCCTCCTTCCCATGTCCTTTGTTTATGTGGTGGTAAAATCTAGAAGAAGGTAAATTTTCTAGTAACCATAACAGTAAAAGTTATTTACAACAAAAAGCAAATCTTGACATTTGAATCACAAGTCAAGTCGTGATTGGGACAAGAAAATAGAAAGTTAAATACACTCCAGATCAAGTCGTGATTGGAATGAGATAATAGAAAAGTATGATAGTACATGAGTAACGTGTTGGAAATTAAGGGAAGGAAAGAAAAATAACTGACGAAATATCCAAGTATTCTTTAGTCTTTACATCCAAATTAGAAAGTTATTTAACGTCATCGAGATGACGGTCATGTTCAACTTTTCCACAAATAttgagaaaagaaagaagaagacaCACACTATGTTTGGTTTTATTATAGCAAGTGCATGAATGATCGCCATAAAATCTTCAAGATTTCTCCTATAACCCTTGGTAGTAAATCTAATTTTTCCATTCAAAATAAAACATTTCTCCTACAGTCATGGGATTTGTTCTCTTTTCACAAATGCCCTCATTTTTTCTTGTCTCTACACTTCTCTTATTCCTAATAATATCTCACTCTTCTCATGCCCAAAACTCTCAACAAGATTATTTGGATGCCCATAACACAGCTCGTGCAGATGTAGCCGTGGAACCATTAACTTGGGACGACGATGTAGCAGCCTATGCACAAAATTATGTTTCTCAATTGGCTGCAGACTGCAACCTCGTACATTCTCATGGCCAATACGGCGAAAACCTAGCTCAGGGAAGTGGCGATTTTATGACGGCTGCTAAGGCCGTCGAGATGTGGGTCGATGAGAAACAGTACTATGACTATGACTCAAATACTTGTGCAGAAGGACAGGTGTGTGGACACTATACTCAGGTGGTTTGGCGTAACTCGGTTCGTGTTGGATGTGCTAGGGTGCAGTGTGACAATGGAGGATATGTTGTCTCTTGCAACTATGATCCTCCAGGTAATGTTATAGGCCAAAGTCCATTTCACGTTATATATGTACGGACTTCTGCTTGATATATATCAAGAAATTAGATAATTGCGCTAAAAAAGCAACTTATAGTCAAGTATAGTCATTGTACTATAAGCCCATTTGGATTAGCTGATGTAAATAGCCGATAAACTTGAAGTGCTGAaacttatttttttaaattagcATGCTCAGCAGATGATATGTTTGGTAAAAAAGTATTGATAAACTGTTCTTTTGTTAAAAGACTAAAA is a window from the Nicotiana tomentosiformis chromosome 10, ASM39032v3, whole genome shotgun sequence genome containing:
- the LOC104100287 gene encoding pathogenesis-related protein 1B-like, with protein sequence MGFVLFSQMPSFFLVSTLLLFLIISHSSHAQNSQQDYLDAHNTARADVAVEPLTWDDDVAAYAQNYVSQLAADCNLVHSHGQYGENLAQGSGDFMTAAKAVEMWVDEKQYYDYDSNTCAEGQVCGHYTQVVWRNSVRVGCARVQCDNGGYVVSCNYDPPGNVIGQSPFHVIYVRTSA